Proteins from a genomic interval of Mycolicibacterium madagascariense:
- a CDS encoding carboxymuconolactone decarboxylase family protein has product MAPIPADQWDDVAIAAIREAFPASAVEAFRSKGRAPNVLATMLHHPALAASFNRFGNVLLAEPAIGHRERELMLLRVAWRTRARYEWVHHVRLARTYGVDALDVAAIAKGDSGSWSPLERDLVAATDQLLDDYRIDDDTWGRLRGQLSDEQLVELPFIVGAYTCLAMAFNSWELQVEVGVNTSGVPPLPDRPAPASE; this is encoded by the coding sequence TTGGCGCCGATTCCCGCGGATCAGTGGGATGACGTCGCCATTGCGGCGATCCGTGAAGCCTTCCCCGCGAGCGCAGTTGAGGCTTTTCGATCGAAGGGGCGCGCACCGAACGTGCTGGCCACGATGCTTCATCATCCGGCGCTGGCCGCATCGTTCAACCGATTCGGCAACGTGCTGCTGGCCGAGCCGGCGATCGGTCATCGCGAACGAGAATTGATGCTGCTGCGCGTGGCCTGGCGCACCCGAGCGCGTTACGAATGGGTGCACCACGTCCGGCTGGCGAGGACTTACGGAGTCGACGCCCTTGACGTCGCGGCGATAGCGAAGGGCGACTCAGGATCGTGGTCACCGCTGGAACGCGACCTCGTCGCGGCAACGGATCAACTGCTCGACGACTACCGCATCGACGACGACACCTGGGGTCGGCTGCGCGGCCAGCTCAGCGACGAGCAGCTCGTCGAGCTGCCCTTCATCGTCGGGGCCTATACGTGCCTGGCGATGGCGTTCAACAGCTGGGAGCTTCAAGTCGAGGTCGGGGTTAACACGAGTGGCGTTCCGCCGCTTCCGGATCGGCCCGCCCCGGCAAGCGAGTGA